TGAAAGAGTCATTCTGAGATTCAGCAGGGACGAATATATTACAGGTAATTGCATTTTTATCTACCAATTAAGCGTTCAAATGACTACAACAGAGAATTATCCCAGGCGTCTCTACTTGTAGACGGCTAACGTTAATCTATACAACACGATACAGTAAGCGAATGTTCCTAATAAACACGGTTCAGCAGAAAAGCGTAGCCGTCATCCTATAAACTTCCTCTAAAATACACCCAGCAcgctacaaaaaacaaaaaacaaaactgctgTGATTAGCGTGTTTTGCTAGTTAAAATGCACCTTATAGATAAGTGTAAGCTCATTTAGAAGGCTTCTGCTTCAAACAGCCAATTACATGATAACGTGTACTTTTGTGTGGAGAGCATACGCATGCGCAGAGATGAGCACTGTTTTGTGGTCGGAGGTTAATTTCATTCATGTCATTTCTGAGCTCTGATTTACCTTTTCCCACAGACATGAGACTTAATTTGGTATTAGCTGTCACTCTGATGTCCATCCCCATGGCACTTGTGCAAGGGTCCGAAAAGAAAAAACTACAGATTGGAATCAAGAAAAGAGTGGACAACTGTCCTATAAAGTCCCGAAAGGGAGACGTGTTGAACATGCACTACACTGTAAGTGTCTGACTGTTCTGACCTAAATATTATTAATGGCCAAAAATGTCATCTTCTAACTGTCTGTTTTTATCTGCAGGGGAAACTGGAGGATGGGACAGAGTTTGACAGCAGTATACCGAGGAATCAGCCCTTCACCTTCACTCTTGGCACGGGACAGGTCATCAAGGGCTGGGATCAGGGTTTGTTGGGGTGAGCGGCAGCGCTACTGCATTTCTAGATGATCTAAGATTCTGTCAAACATCAGTCAGGATTAGGATTTAAAGAGATAAACCTAAAATTAGTCTAATAAATAGGAATTAGCAGATTAGATTTAAGAGCCATTGTGAAACTGTTCGATATATATGCTTGTGTTGATGCTGTGGCCTAGTGGTCTGCAAACAGGCTAGAGTGTGATAGAGTTCGAGTTTAACATCTTAGTCCTTTTTTCTTTCACTGTGATTTCCTGTATTATCCTTCTATtaacttatataaaaaaagacctttacAGCATGTGATGTTCCTTCTCTTTACTCTTAGGATGTGTGAGGGTGAAAAGAGGAAGCTGGTTATTCCCTCTGAGCTTGGTGAGTATGTTatggaaatataattttcaaaatccATCAAAAACGTATGATTTTAGACCACATCTTCAAATATGTGACTGTTTAACTACAGGTTATGGCGACAGAGGAGCTCCGCCTAAAATTCCAGGTAAAATGATCAACAATCCTTCCTTTGGTTCTTAACATGGAGTCTGATATCAAgcactttaatattaaatatttttctacactaaatgaaaaattaaagctTGATTTGTAAGGGATCCATTCATTCACCTTGACTAGTATTAgtaatgtatttggacacttaagctgctcttaaaaatatatgaatcactaccaaatcaaaaacaaaaacagaataacaaCCCACTCTAAAAATCTATAACCACACTATATACTGTACCACACTGTCTCACTTTGCAAATCTGTTTTTCCCACTAGGTGGTGCCACACTCATCTTTGAAGTAGAACTGCTGAGCATTGAGAGAAGATCTGATTTATAGTGACAGATTTGTGGGCCTGTCAGTCTTAAGCATTTAAAGTCAGTGTGTTTGCAGCAAGATCAACGACTGCAGCTGCGTGCTACACTGCTGTACTGGTGTCCACAGTACCCACATAGTAACTTCTAGTGTTAAAGAAAGAGACAacccacatacaaaaaaaaactcctgTCATCAATTAATCACACTCAAgtcacaaaaaaacaagaaagaaaactaTATTTTTCTGTTCCCATTGACTCCACTGCAAGGACAAAAAAGTCAATTGAACTGAAGACtccaaatattcttcaaaatatcagcttttgtgttttacagaaaaaaagtcatacagttttggaatgacttGAGTATAAGttacatgacagaattttcatttttgagtggactgtcactttaaatacccttttcagatatttaaaagtttacaggatcaaaagaagcttggtaataactttaaattttttttttgttgtacgtttccctttcaaaaaaaaaaaattacaaatgacaccACTTTTCAGACATGTATGTAGCACCATTCTTTATTTGCGAGCCTTTTACTAGATGTATTTGGTTGTGAGAGTGCACACAGTACAGTTTTTGTCATTCCAACAAATTCTGATCATCAACATATGCATTTCTCAAATCGTGTTCACTTGaaattgaataaacattttatctACAAAAGATATGCGGGCTTTGAGCTTCATTTAGCATTGACCTTGGCCTACACCACCAAAGCATGTTCATTCTTAGCCTTCTTCATcttcatatttgtaaaaatatcagATGTAACAAATTGGCAAATTCACTCTCAGTATTGCTACTCGTCATCCTCAAACTAGTTTCATTTTCCTCAGtcaaatgatttctaaaagcAGTAGTACTAAACACAGACCTGtcattttttcccctaaaaatgGTAGATTAAAAATGGCTTACAAAACACAAGTTCACAATTCTCATCCCCCCTCCCTCTTCCCACATTACATCAACAACCCCACACCTAAAAACTACTATTTTCTGGCCTACAAAAAATTATTCCGCCCTTATGAAAGACAACAtatgagagacacacacacaaaaaaaagggtgaaaaaaaaacaaatcatctcTATCAAATACATATACACATCTGACAAATCTACCCAAGTTAAATgcctaaaaaaaatttatattagtgAACAGTGAAACTGTAACATCAACCGTTCGAATCCTTTCCCTAAATCACCACAGGAGTTTTAAGCTAAAGGGACACTACCACACTCTCTACATGTAATATATGCTGAAACAGTACTAAGACGAAGTAAAAACAGTTTGGAGTGTTCAACCTGCAGCTGAGATTGGCTTGGCTGGACTCGTATCATTGATCTCCATTTGACAGACGCTGTGGTTTAGTGGTTGGGTCTGCATGCCTGCATCTCTCCTCTGGGTTTGGAGTGACAGGTTGGTTTTGTGGTGGTGGGAGGAGCTGTGGTGACTTCATGGCGTCAGCTCCCCTTTCTTCTGGGGGGTGCTAAGTTTCTGCATCCCTCGGACCTTCTCCAGCAACGCCGCTACAAAATCCTGCAGGTAACCAGAGCGAGAATTATGGGAATATTTCTGTCCAGAGTATAATTTAAATGAAGCATAATCGCATTGTAATGAGTGACTCGGTGGCTCTGAGAATATCATGACCGCCTGTAATGAAGGTAATTGCTAATGCTATTAATATTCCAAATGGCACTTACATCATTAGGCTTATAACAGTCGACCAGCAgcatctgaaaacaaaaatagaaagagATTTAATGCCTTTCAGACTAATCTGCTGTTTTTCCAACTGTGTACCAATGAAAGCAGAAAGCTGATGCAAAACGCTGAAATAAATCTCTTTGgcttaaaattcagtttttaaaagaagcttGCGAGCTGAAGGATTACTGTCAAAGCACCTGCAGATGAAATGTCATAATATTACTACAACAAAATACCTTAATCAAACATAATCAAGTAACGTTAATATTCTTACGAGGAGATATCTGAAGCGAACAGAATCAAGTTAAAATTTATTAAAGATCTGATCAGACCTTCACTCGAATGGCTCTCTCAACATCACTGGACAGATCCAGCAGCTCATCCACATCTATTTCCAGCTCAGGCACCTCATCCTCCTGCAAAATACAGAACCATTGATG
This window of the Cyprinus carpio isolate SPL01 chromosome A21, ASM1834038v1, whole genome shotgun sequence genome carries:
- the fkbp2 gene encoding peptidyl-prolyl cis-trans isomerase FKBP2, giving the protein MRLNLVLAVTLMSIPMALVQGSEKKKLQIGIKKRVDNCPIKSRKGDVLNMHYTGKLEDGTEFDSSIPRNQPFTFTLGTGQVIKGWDQGLLGMCEGEKRKLVIPSELGYGDRGAPPKIPGGATLIFEVELLSIERRSDL
- the ppp1r14ba gene encoding protein phosphatase 1, regulatory (inhibitor) subunit 14Ba, which produces MAAVTSPETTPQPRVYFQTPPGTEEEVPQKQGRVTVKYDRKELRRRLNLEEWIVSQLMNLYDCEEDEVPELEIDVDELLDLSSDVERAIRVKMLLVDCYKPNDDFVAALLEKVRGMQKLSTPQKKGELTP